One genomic region from Rothia dentocariosa ATCC 17931 encodes:
- a CDS encoding MATE family efflux transporter yields MPQAEHLGVPETQVAGEAASTASADELSREVLHQNNLSEDSRNIYFLKDAPVMRALLALGIPMATGLAITAIYNVVNSYFVGHFGTVEDLAALIFGFPVVGVITALAGLFGVGASTLTARLLGEGNTARIPAVTSFAVYASLIFGVGLAVAGIFFVDPLTRLMGAGGATYEPTRWFVTVLFLGAPPWMCMFTLEQLVRAEGYAKQSMYGLLWGVLANLVLDVLLIGVFRMGAAGSGWALMGTNVACIIYYMLFLTAKSKNFSWSLKDFTLSADVLKPVLSVGSSQMVSSLFLVVSALVLNNLAVKYGDAAVASFGVSIRLIMVPQTLCTGICMGSIPLFAYTYGAGNRDRLRAALKVAVLLSVGTSAVFSIPVWAFRDWALYLAGGPSIITTGDQVLTALLFSTVFYALVMLLVAWFQACGKGVAAVVLTASVGVFFFVTVFAGDTLFGFTGLTWAFPVTQMGSCALGVALFWASGRTRIRQREKV; encoded by the coding sequence GTGCCCCAGGCCGAGCATCTCGGTGTACCCGAAACACAGGTTGCCGGGGAGGCCGCATCGACAGCGAGTGCAGACGAGCTTTCCCGCGAAGTTCTTCATCAAAACAACCTGAGTGAAGACTCCCGAAATATCTACTTCCTCAAAGACGCCCCGGTGATGCGCGCCCTGCTTGCCCTGGGTATCCCCATGGCAACCGGGCTGGCGATTACCGCCATTTACAATGTGGTGAATTCCTATTTTGTGGGGCACTTTGGCACGGTTGAAGATCTTGCCGCGCTTATCTTCGGGTTCCCGGTGGTGGGCGTCATTACCGCGCTGGCGGGGCTTTTCGGGGTGGGCGCATCCACCCTCACGGCACGATTGCTGGGTGAAGGCAACACCGCCCGCATTCCTGCCGTTACCTCTTTCGCTGTTTATGCTTCTCTAATCTTCGGCGTAGGGCTGGCGGTAGCGGGGATTTTCTTCGTCGATCCGCTCACCCGGCTGATGGGTGCTGGTGGTGCCACCTATGAACCGACTCGCTGGTTCGTGACCGTGCTGTTCCTCGGCGCCCCGCCCTGGATGTGCATGTTTACCCTGGAACAACTGGTGCGCGCCGAAGGTTATGCCAAACAATCCATGTACGGCCTGCTGTGGGGAGTACTCGCCAACCTCGTGCTGGATGTGCTGCTCATCGGCGTTTTTCGTATGGGCGCGGCGGGCTCCGGTTGGGCTCTCATGGGAACAAACGTCGCCTGCATTATCTATTACATGCTGTTTTTGACCGCGAAGAGCAAGAATTTTTCGTGGTCTCTCAAGGATTTCACACTCTCTGCCGACGTGCTTAAACCCGTGCTCTCGGTAGGGTCCTCGCAAATGGTATCAAGTCTTTTTCTCGTTGTCTCGGCCCTGGTGCTCAATAACCTGGCGGTTAAATACGGCGATGCGGCGGTCGCCTCATTCGGCGTTTCGATCCGTCTGATCATGGTTCCACAAACCCTGTGTACGGGTATCTGCATGGGCAGCATTCCACTTTTTGCATATACCTACGGTGCGGGGAATCGGGATCGTCTGCGCGCCGCACTCAAGGTTGCGGTGCTGCTCTCGGTCGGAACCTCGGCGGTATTCTCGATTCCGGTTTGGGCGTTCCGTGATTGGGCGCTCTATCTTGCGGGTGGTCCCAGCATCATCACGACGGGGGACCAGGTACTCACCGCCCTGCTTTTCTCGACCGTTTTCTATGCGCTAGTGATGCTGCTTGTCGCCTGGTTTCAGGCCTGCGGTAAAGGCGTGGCGGCGGTAGTTTTGACCGCGAGCGTGGGTGTTTTCTTTTTCGTCACGGTATTCGCTGGCGATACACTTTTCGGATTTACCGGCCTCACCTGGGCGTTCCCTGTCACGCAGATGGGATCGTGCGCGCTCGGGGTGGCGCTGTTTTGGGCGAGCGGGCGCACGCGCATCCGGCAGCGTGAAAAAGTGTAA
- a CDS encoding MATE family efflux transporter, which yields MIHKPTHALPENTGAADKPNAAAKLGTVAPSEANPPVTGAVPAVIGTVPSTTGAIPAVPAPDAGPGMPNMDDPKNIYLLKDAPVFKALLSLGIPMAAGLAITSIYNVINSYFVGHYGTVEELAATGYGVPVFGIIMAIAGVFGLGSSTLASRLLGEGNKARIRNVTSFALYSALACGVVVAIAGFLFADPITGLMGASGSSFEPTKTFVHLLFLGAPFSVGLFTLEQLVRSEGYAKQSMYGIIWGVVINSIFDVLLIAVLGWGIAGAGWAMLAANAASMVYYLQFLIRKSPNFSWKPSDFVIAGDIIKPVFAVGAAELIQSANLTVSALVLNNIAAGYGDDSVAAFGLAMRLNMVPEMLCMGICMGGIPLFAYAYGARNRDRVRSALKTAAMVSVATSIIFTTPVLIFRRQLLELVGDSSLVATGEKVLVALMLAAVFNAVSIVFVSWFQAAGKGLPATLMTLGIALLFFPAVIFGNMWFGFDGLTWAFPFTQISACVLGVILFFATGGTKVKDAPASGTPEHGVTEIKVESE from the coding sequence ATGATACATAAACCTACACACGCCCTGCCCGAAAATACCGGCGCGGCAGACAAACCTAACGCAGCAGCAAAACTTGGCACAGTAGCGCCGTCCGAGGCGAACCCGCCCGTCACCGGTGCAGTTCCGGCGGTGATAGGTACCGTGCCCTCCACCACTGGTGCCATCCCGGCTGTGCCCGCACCTGATGCAGGCCCTGGGATGCCCAATATGGACGATCCCAAAAACATCTACCTGCTCAAAGATGCTCCCGTTTTCAAGGCGCTTCTTTCCCTGGGTATCCCTATGGCAGCGGGTCTGGCGATCACCAGCATTTACAACGTCATTAACTCCTACTTCGTGGGGCACTACGGCACCGTCGAAGAGCTCGCCGCCACCGGATACGGCGTACCCGTCTTCGGTATTATCATGGCGATTGCGGGTGTGTTCGGTCTGGGCTCATCAACCCTGGCTTCGCGTCTGCTGGGTGAAGGCAATAAGGCACGTATTCGCAACGTAACCTCATTCGCCCTGTACTCTGCGCTTGCCTGTGGCGTGGTGGTCGCCATTGCTGGGTTCCTGTTCGCAGACCCGATTACCGGCCTGATGGGCGCTTCCGGGTCATCCTTTGAACCGACCAAAACCTTCGTGCACCTGCTCTTTTTGGGTGCGCCGTTTTCGGTCGGCCTGTTTACCCTGGAACAGCTGGTGCGTTCTGAAGGTTACGCCAAACAGTCCATGTACGGCATTATCTGGGGCGTCGTCATCAACTCAATTTTCGATGTTCTGCTGATTGCGGTCCTCGGCTGGGGTATCGCCGGTGCCGGTTGGGCGATGCTCGCCGCAAACGCCGCATCCATGGTGTACTACCTACAGTTCCTTATCCGCAAGAGCCCCAACTTTTCGTGGAAACCCAGCGATTTCGTGATCGCCGGTGACATTATTAAACCCGTGTTCGCCGTGGGTGCCGCCGAACTGATTCAGAGTGCAAACCTAACCGTTTCTGCGCTGGTGCTCAACAATATTGCGGCAGGATACGGTGACGACTCCGTGGCCGCTTTTGGGCTGGCGATGCGCCTGAACATGGTACCCGAAATGCTGTGTATGGGTATTTGCATGGGCGGTATTCCGCTCTTCGCCTACGCCTACGGTGCCCGCAATCGAGACCGCGTGCGTTCGGCGCTGAAAACCGCCGCAATGGTATCGGTGGCAACCTCCATTATCTTCACCACCCCCGTTTTAATATTCCGTCGTCAGCTTCTTGAGCTCGTGGGTGACTCCTCGCTGGTCGCCACCGGCGAGAAAGTACTGGTCGCACTCATGCTTGCCGCCGTGTTTAATGCCGTGAGCATAGTATTCGTCTCGTGGTTCCAGGCCGCCGGTAAAGGCTTGCCCGCCACGCTCATGACCCTGGGCATTGCCCTGCTTTTCTTCCCCGCAGTCATCTTCGGCAATATGTGGTTCGGCTTCGACGGCCTCACCTGGGCATTCCCTTTCACCCAGATTTCGGCGTGCGTACTGGGCGTGATTCTCTTCTTCGCAACCGGCGGTACCAAGGTGAAGGATGCGCCCGCATCGGGCACCCCCGAGCACGGCGTGACCGAGATTAAGGTTGAGTCTGAGTAG
- the nadE gene encoding ammonia-dependent NAD(+) synthetase produces MRELQEKIVAQMGVRPNMTEEQAREEVQRRVQFLYDYAKATGTHGFVLGISGGIDSTLAGRLCQLASEKLNAEGYRAQFMAVRLPYKTQVDEEDAQKALEFIAPDRTVTFNIADAVDGFDTAYTAAVGTPISDFNKGNIKARARMIAQYALAGDPSLLVVGTDHAAESVTGFFTKFGDGGADILPLSGLNKRQNQLLLRVLGASERLWAKPPTADLLDGIPGRTDEDELGITYPQIDDYLEGKEIDPVVAEKLESIYLRSRHKRTVPVGITDTWWK; encoded by the coding sequence ATGCGTGAACTTCAGGAAAAAATCGTGGCACAGATGGGTGTTCGTCCCAATATGACCGAAGAGCAAGCGCGTGAGGAAGTACAGCGGCGCGTACAATTCCTCTACGACTACGCGAAAGCGACCGGCACCCACGGATTCGTGCTCGGCATTAGCGGCGGCATCGATTCCACGCTGGCGGGCAGGCTCTGCCAACTCGCCAGCGAAAAACTCAACGCCGAAGGATACCGAGCGCAGTTCATGGCGGTACGCCTGCCCTATAAAACGCAGGTAGACGAAGAAGACGCACAAAAAGCCCTCGAATTCATCGCCCCCGACCGCACCGTCACCTTCAATATTGCGGATGCGGTCGATGGCTTCGACACCGCCTACACGGCTGCCGTGGGTACGCCTATCAGCGACTTCAACAAGGGAAATATTAAGGCGCGTGCCCGCATGATCGCCCAGTATGCGCTCGCTGGCGACCCTTCCCTGCTGGTCGTCGGCACCGACCACGCGGCGGAATCCGTGACCGGTTTCTTCACGAAGTTCGGCGACGGAGGGGCGGATATACTGCCGCTCTCCGGACTGAACAAACGGCAGAATCAGCTGCTTCTGAGGGTTCTGGGCGCATCCGAGCGGCTGTGGGCTAAGCCGCCGACAGCCGACCTGCTTGACGGTATCCCCGGGCGCACCGATGAGGACGAACTCGGCATCACCTACCCGCAGATCGACGACTACCTGGAGGGTAAAGAGATTGACCCCGTTGTTGCCGAGAAGCTAGAGAGCATCTACCTGCGTAGTCGACATAAACGCACGGTTCCGGTGGGTATCACCGATACGTGGTGGAAATAG
- a CDS encoding DUF4870 domain-containing protein, with protein MSQQNFDPNQYGQQPAQGMPQPVSGQAPDAQGKATLAHISVFLTWIVTLIMWSIYKDKPGYEVVKRAAARAFNVSITISIATIVGLIIPIILVAVAVAGDNRGLAVVALILMVVVAIVVGIWGIAGVVCHIIGAVKANAGETDYKYPLPALKILKD; from the coding sequence ATGAGCCAACAGAACTTTGACCCTAATCAATATGGCCAGCAGCCCGCACAGGGTATGCCTCAGCCGGTCTCGGGACAGGCGCCAGATGCGCAGGGCAAGGCAACGCTCGCACATATATCCGTTTTTCTCACCTGGATCGTCACGCTTATTATGTGGTCGATCTATAAGGATAAGCCCGGATACGAGGTTGTTAAACGTGCCGCAGCGCGTGCCTTCAACGTCTCGATTACTATTTCGATTGCAACGATTGTGGGTCTGATTATTCCCATTATTTTGGTAGCAGTTGCTGTAGCTGGGGACAACCGTGGGCTCGCGGTTGTAGCCCTTATTCTCATGGTGGTTGTGGCAATCGTTGTTGGTATATGGGGGATCGCTGGTGTCGTATGCCACATTATTGGCGCGGTGAAGGCCAATGCGGGAGAGACGGATTATAAGTACCCGCTGCCCGCCTTGAAGATCTTGAAAGATTAG